TGTTGGATCGACTAATGAATATACAGCTTAGTTCCAGAATGGACAATTCGAGGGTGTACACAAACACGTCATTGAATCGTTACTAAAAAATGTCTAAAGTAACTCAACAAAATTTATCTAAAATCTTTATTCAACGCGCTGGAACGTTTACACGCAACTTAGCTCCAGTCCGTTAGCCCGCTCTGCTGGCGGCAAAATAAAGTGTTGCTCAAGGTGTGTAGTTCAATTTGAGATTTGTTGTAAAATCAAAAAAAACAAATAAACAGATCTTTAACATTCAAAAGTTGTTGTGCAATTCAACGTGGCTTATGCCAGCCGCCAGCAGTGTATCGTTTCAAAAAATAGTTTTAGCGGGCTAACCAGTTACTCAAACATGACGTGCAAACCGCGACGCGCTTTGAGTTTTAAGTGTTGGGTTCTCAAATGACAACTTATGACAGCGATAGTTATCAGCAAATTAAAAACACAATCCGGCGCGCTGGAACGTTTGCACGCAGTTTAGTTCCAGTCCGTTAGCCCGCTCTGCTGGCGGCAAAAATAAAATGTTGCTCAAGTTTTGTAGTTCAATTTGAGATTTGTTGTAAAATCAAAAAAAACAAATAAACAGTTCATTAACATTCAAAAGTTGTTGTGCAATTCAACATGGCTTACGCCAGCCGCCAGCAGTGTAGCGTTTCAAAAAAATAGTTTTAGCGGGCTAACCAGTCACTCAAACATGACGTGCAAACCTCGACGCGCTTTGAGTTTTAAGTGTTGAGTTCTCAAATTACAACTTATGACAACGATAGTTATCAGCAATTTAAAAACACAATCCAGCGCGCTGGAACGTTTGCACGCAGTTTAGTTCCAGTCCGTTAGAACACACGAACAAGTATAGATGATATTGTAAAAATACCTTGGGATTAAATTAAATGATCGAGGTTTCTCGAGGCGTGAATTACCCGATGGATTTGAATGACTTTATCGTGTATTACATAGAAAACAAGGTAAGAGTCGAGAATCAATACTCGGTATCCATATTCTCTCAGTTTGGGATGTCGTGGGACCCTACCTAGGTGAGATGCTTGAGATAGTGCACCGATTCGTTTATCAATTTTATCAATAAACGCCAATGCTCGAGCAGGACTATCTTTGGCAATCCAATCGAAGATATTGTTAAGATCTTCTTGAGCAATAGGAAGATAGCGTATAACAAACTGTTTAGACATGGGCTCGACGTCGCAATGAAGCAATCATTTGGGAATGAGTAATTCCCTTTTTACCGGCGGCAGACTGAGATTGTGCAACGCCCAACTGTTCGAAAAGCTCGGATTGTGCTTTCAGTCTTTCGTAGTGATCGATAGTCATGATGACCATGTCACCCTCGCCATTCTTGGTAAGGTAAATGGGTTCGTCCTTTTCACGGGCAAGGGTGGATATTTCACGAGTGCGGTTTCGCA
The sequence above is drawn from the Bacteroidota bacterium genome and encodes:
- a CDS encoding type II toxin-antitoxin system Phd/YefM family antitoxin — translated: MPIIKSISSMRNRTREISTLAREKDEPIYLTKNGEGDMVIMTIDHYERLKAQSELFEQLGVAQSQSAAGKKGITHSQMIASLRRRAHV